One stretch of Cytophagales bacterium DNA includes these proteins:
- a CDS encoding penicillin-binding protein has product MSSKLLKTLWISFIAVWFLFILFIFSVNINLLGLFGGLPGLEILENPKSELASEIYSIDNVLLGNFFRQYRSAVDYEDISHHMLNAVLCTEDIRFAKHSGIDFRGSFRVLFKTIFLGRSAAGGGSTITQQLAKNLFRTRSKELKGTLSNIPLLGTIIIKVKEWITAIKIERSYTKKEIITMYLNTVSFGSNAFGIKVASRTFFSTSPKSLKLEQAAVLTGLLKAPTRYSPVLNPGNSLARRNIVFHQMYKYNYISKVQYHSIRTRPIELNYKVEKHSEGVAPYFRNNIVRKFMLNWCKEHGYDLFSDGLKIYTTIDSRMQRYAEQAIKEHLTILQEQFFEHWKGRNPWINENNEEIRGYIEKEAKKTETYRKLVRRYGAGSDSIHIVMNTPRKMKVFSWRGGNIEKVLSPMDSIRYFKHFLHTGFMSMDPHTGHIKAWVGGINYKYFQYDHVKQGKRQPGSTFKPIVYTAAIDNGFSPCHTMIDGPTTFTVRKADGSGDTSWTPKNSHGVFTGEMLTIRQGMARSVNSITARLMKRLKPRLVVEYGKRLGITSPLVAAPALCLGTCDVSVYELVGAYSTFVNNGIWTEPIYITRIEDKNGNVIREFVPKTREVLNEESAYLMIHMLKGSTEEKGGTALGLNRYDLRWDNEIGAKTGTTQNSSDGWFIGVLPQLVSGLWVGGEDRCIHFRTMEYGQGARMAMPIWALYMQKVYDDATLGITKRRFLKPTKKLSVELDCDSIAGISDTLSISRPVENRFEED; this is encoded by the coding sequence ATGTCCTCCAAACTCCTAAAAACATTATGGATCTCATTTATAGCAGTGTGGTTCTTGTTTATATTATTTATCTTTTCTGTAAACATTAATTTATTAGGCTTATTTGGGGGGCTTCCCGGTTTAGAAATTCTGGAGAATCCTAAAAGTGAGCTGGCTTCAGAGATCTATTCAATTGATAATGTATTGTTGGGTAATTTTTTCCGGCAATACCGGAGCGCTGTGGATTATGAAGATATTTCTCACCACATGCTCAACGCTGTGCTTTGTACAGAAGATATCCGGTTTGCAAAGCATTCAGGTATTGATTTCAGAGGGTCATTCAGGGTCCTGTTCAAAACAATTTTTTTGGGACGATCGGCTGCTGGCGGGGGAAGTACAATTACCCAGCAACTTGCCAAAAATTTATTCCGAACAAGAAGCAAAGAGCTTAAAGGCACATTAAGCAATATTCCTTTGCTGGGAACGATCATTATTAAAGTGAAAGAATGGATCACTGCTATTAAGATCGAACGATCCTATACAAAAAAGGAAATAATTACCATGTATCTTAACACCGTTTCATTTGGAAGCAATGCGTTTGGCATCAAGGTGGCAAGCAGAACCTTTTTCAGTACCTCTCCTAAATCTCTAAAATTAGAACAAGCAGCGGTTTTAACCGGCCTTCTTAAAGCGCCTACCAGGTACAGTCCGGTCTTAAATCCTGGAAATTCATTAGCAAGAAGAAATATTGTTTTTCACCAGATGTACAAATACAATTATATATCAAAGGTTCAATACCATTCAATAAGAACAAGGCCTATTGAACTAAATTATAAAGTAGAAAAACATAGTGAAGGGGTTGCGCCTTATTTCAGAAACAATATTGTAAGGAAGTTTATGCTCAACTGGTGCAAAGAACATGGCTATGACCTTTTCTCAGATGGCCTGAAAATTTATACAACTATTGATTCGCGCATGCAAAGATATGCAGAACAAGCTATAAAAGAACATTTAACTATACTACAGGAACAATTTTTCGAGCATTGGAAGGGTAGAAATCCCTGGATCAACGAAAACAATGAAGAAATCAGAGGTTACATCGAAAAAGAAGCAAAAAAGACAGAAACATATCGAAAATTAGTAAGACGGTATGGTGCAGGCTCCGATTCAATACATATTGTCATGAATACTCCAAGAAAAATGAAAGTCTTCTCATGGAGGGGTGGTAATATTGAGAAAGTATTAAGCCCTATGGATTCTATCAGGTACTTTAAACATTTCTTACATACAGGATTCATGTCTATGGATCCGCACACAGGTCATATTAAAGCGTGGGTGGGCGGTATCAATTATAAATATTTTCAATACGACCATGTAAAACAAGGAAAAAGACAGCCAGGCTCTACTTTTAAACCAATAGTATACACTGCAGCTATTGATAATGGATTTTCACCTTGTCATACAATGATTGATGGACCAACAACTTTTACAGTCAGGAAGGCAGATGGCAGCGGAGATACATCCTGGACACCCAAAAATAGTCACGGTGTATTCACCGGTGAAATGCTAACGATCAGGCAGGGAATGGCAAGGTCGGTTAATTCCATTACAGCCCGGCTTATGAAAAGATTAAAACCCCGGTTGGTTGTAGAATATGGCAAAAGACTGGGCATCACCAGTCCTTTGGTAGCTGCCCCGGCCTTATGCCTGGGAACCTGTGATGTCTCTGTTTATGAGCTTGTGGGGGCTTACAGCACTTTTGTGAATAACGGAATATGGACAGAGCCTATCTACATTACCCGGATAGAAGATAAAAATGGCAATGTGATCCGGGAATTTGTACCAAAAACACGAGAAGTACTAAACGAAGAAAGCGCCTACCTTATGATCCACATGCTAAAAGGCTCCACCGAAGAAAAGGGTGGTACGGCACTCGGTCTGAACAGATATGACCTACGATGGGATAATGAAATAGGCGCCAAAACGGGTACTACCCAAAATAGTTCTGATGGCTGGTTTATTGGGGTGCTGCCTCAATTGGTATCAGGGTTATGGGTAGGCGGTGAAGACAGATGTATACATTTTCGCACTATGGAATATGGACAGGGTGCAAGGATGGCCATGCCAATCTGGGCACTTTATATGCAAAAAGTTTATGACGATGCCACCTTAGGTATCACCAAAAGAAGATTTTTAAAACCCACTAAAAAATTATCTGTAGAATTGGATTGTGATTCTATAGCAGGGATAAGTGATACTTTATCAATTTCAAGACCTGTTGAGAACCGGTTTGAGGAAGACTGA